Part of the Sorghum bicolor cultivar BTx623 chromosome 1, Sorghum_bicolor_NCBIv3, whole genome shotgun sequence genome, atgcatgaagtattaaatatagatataaaaaataactaattacaccgtttgcctataatttgcaggataaatcttttgagcctaattagtctataaaattggataataattatcaaatacaaacgaaagtgctacagtagccaaagccaaaaaatttctccaactaaacaaggccttagcccaATAGCTTTAATGCCAACTAGCCCAGAGAGATTAGGAATCGACGCCTATTCTCTTATTGTCTAGCCCTCTCGCTTGGATGCTTTGCTTTCTCGCGCCACCACTCGTAACTGGTGCTCGTTGCCCGCCAGTGCTTCACCGCACCATAGTCGGGCGAGTAGACGAGACAACATCATCACTGAGAGGAAGGGGCGGGAGAAGATCAACCAACGCTTCATCAAGTTCTGTCACGGCCTCAAGAAAGCCTTGATCCAATTTATGAAGTAATTGAATCACATGTAATTCTTCTACTACATCTGTTCTGATCTTAACAAAAGAAAACTCCACCATGAATCTTGAAAACGAATGGACAATGTTACGATCCTCTTTGACGCTACAAGCGGCTACAAATCCATTGTCATTAAGTAAGCTTACTTTTATTTGTCTTTTTTAATTAACTCTCACATCTTGTGTCTAGATTTAGACGTTACTGAAAAGGACATGAAAAATGCGAATGTAGCATATCATTGCTAGGTATTTATTTTTGTAGTTCAATGTTTTATTCTTGTTATTGTTAAGTATTTATTTTTGTAGTTCAATGTTGTATTCTTAAAAATTGTACGGCAATATATAGTTGGAGAACTTctgatctaaaaaattttctttGTAATAATAATTTTAATCCATAGATTATATAGATGACGGTGTAGTTTTTGGCTTTTTCACTACTAGAATTTGGCTGTCTGCCCCTAGACGCTGCGGCACGTGCTCtccctccacgtcctcgtcgaCTACTACGACGACGCCAAGCTGCACCGCCTCCCCGGTGGCTCACCGGACGTGTCCACCCTATTCCAGGCCTCGGGCGACGCGCCCGAGAGCGCCGGCATGGTGAAGACCACCGAGCGCCGGGCGCGTGGCCTTCGTGCCCCAAGACGACGACGTCGGCGACGACGCGGGGAACACCGCCGTCTTCTACGTCAGGTTCGTCCACGAGACGCCCTACAACATCTCGGTTCTTCAGGTGAGTGGCGTGATCGCGGGCGCCTCGGCCGATCCAAGCAGGCGCAACGTCTCGGACGTCATGTCCAAGAATGGGTGCGGGCGCTTCGCAGGCCTCGTGGCCACCACGGGCGACGCGGCCGCGGCGTTCGAGAAGAAGGCCCACGACGTAGCCTCTTGGTGCCCAGCAGCGCGTCGACAAAGTTGCTGCAAGTCTGCCATGGCGTGTTGCAGCAAGGACCGGGGTGTCCAAGAGCAGGTTAGGGGcaaaagaacaagacaacaaggGGAGTGCGGTGCTGGCGTACCACATCAGCAAATATAATATTTTTGTATCAGTTTTCTATGTTTTATGGTAAAGATGTATCGACAGACGATAAGATGCTATCTAGAGAGTCACCACTCGCTATAATAGTAAAAAGTTAATTCTCCCAGGAGGAGAAGATCTGTGTTGAGAGACCGAGCCTAAGTGGCGCTGCAACATTGCGACTTGTGAGGAAGATGGAGCGTCGTGGGCGTCGACGCTGCGCTGAAGGGGCCTTTTAGCAAGTTCTTCTGTTTTTTACTCGAAAACAGCTTCTAGAGAAGTCAGAGCTAGAGCTGATCCGACAGGGCATCCATGCGCCGTAGCGCAGGATATCACCAATTCCAACCCATTTGAATGATCATGTGAAAAACTATTCTTCAACGATTTTTCTAAATGGTCATACGAAGTCATCTTCTATTTGAGATTTTTCGATAGCTATACATAGAAAATGATAAATAGCTCTCTAAACTACGTATAAGAAATCAAAAAAACTGTTAGAGAGTGAGAATATATAGAAAACATTTTTTATACAAATGGCTCTCCAAATAAtggtttagagcatctccaagagactttcTAAATCTCACTCTCCAAAACATCATTTGGTGAGACATTCTCATATTGTTATATCTTTTTACTCTCCAACAATTTTTCTATATCTCATGTGCACTTTAGAGAGCTATTCTCGTTTTCTATATTTGACTAGCAAAAAATCTAGAATAGAAGATTACTATATTTAAATGATCATTTAGAGAAGCTGTTGGATGATAGTTTTCACCAAAATCTCTATTCTCTAGTGTTTAGAAAAAGAGTCTttctggagatgctcttagaaagTGAAATTTAGAAAAgctcttgaagatgctcttataGTCTTACCCTCATCCTTCAAGAATCTCTCTTTCAGCAAAACGTAACTTAGAAAACTATTTAAATAAAAACCACTTTTTATCTTTTCATCCTCTAACACCTTCTCCATATATTCTGCACATTTAAAATTTAGATATCTAATtaaaagaattatttgacagtaTTTTGTTAACTAATTTCTATTCCTATTAATTAGTTTATAAAAATCACTATTCTTATTAATTAGGAAATATATAAAAGCTTTTGGAGTTACTCTGAATACACAAACACACATTCTACTTTTATGAACACTTCAAGATATTTAGCTGATAGACCTTTAATACTGAGAAACTTGCATTTGGCTATCAACGAATAACATCTCCAAAAGTTTCACTTAAACTCACttgctaagagcaactccaaagtCTCCCTTCCTCATCTACAAATAGAGATTATGACCAAAAATCAATCTTCAAATATAGACAttcagaccttgtttagtttaccccaaaattcaaaaaacttttcaaaattcacaatcaaatcgaatcttgtggcacatgcatggagcagtaaatatagattaaaaaataactatttacacagtttacctataatttaccagacaaatcttttgagttagTTAATCAattgttggacaataattgtcaaatacaaatgaaagtgctataatgttaaaatccaaaatctttttttgATAAGGCCTCACTGTCTCCTTTTAGGCGCTATACCTGCCGGCGCGCCGTCGGTTGCCGTCTGGCGGCGCCGGGGGTTTAAATTCAGCCATTCAGGGGATCTACTTTTGTTACACCTTTTCTGTGTAGGAAAACGTATGCGGGTTTCTTCCGGAATGTCTCAAACGCTTTCGAGTCGAGAAGTTTGAGTTGCGGTGGTGCACGACGACAGCGAGAGAGCGATTGTTAACGCGGGGAATCGAGCTACCACAGCGCACGACGGCGAATCATCAGCCACGCCCCCTGCCGGGTCCGGCGGAACACGCAACAAAGCAGCGTGCGAACCGCGTCGACCCCGCGCGGTGGTTATCGACACACAAGCGCGGCCGGTCGTCACGTCCTCCGTCCTCGCGGCGTAGTAATGTATACTCGCCCCCACTTGGCGTGCGTTAGGTGATTGGCACGCGCGCGTGtcgcgacgacggcgacggagCGGAGACCGCGGCAACGCGCTCGTAGCGTAGTCAAATCCGCGCGCACGGCCTTTGTCTGTGGCCAATCGCCGTGCGCCGGTGCCTCCCCCCACGTACTGGCGTCCTGCCCACGGCTGCTACACGCCATGTCGCAGGCTCGCGGCAGAATAGCCGTACAACAAGGCCTCGTCAATTCGCTGAGGTCTGCGCGCGCGGTCACGTCAACTTCGAAGAGATCGGAAACCTCATCCGAGATGCCCCGTTTCCATTGCCCTGACCTGTTCGCATCATCAGAACTATTGAAGCTTGCACCCGACATAGGGGGTGATGATGGGCTTATCTCGAGGCCTTCTTTAGATGCACCTAAAACCTCAAAATTTtataagatttttcatcacatcaaattttatagCATATAcaagaagcattaaatataaataaaaagaataactaatgcatagtttacctgtaaatctcTAAACAAAtcttttttaaacctagttactatatgtttggacaatatttgtcaaataaaaacgaaaatactacagtgtcaaaatctaaaaactttttaaatctaggccttgtttaggccttgtttagttcacaaaaattttcaagattctccgtcacatcgaatctttcgtcgcatgcatagagtattaaatatagacgaaaataaaaactaattacacagtttatctgtaatttgtgagatgaatcttttgagcctagttactctatgattggacaatgtttgtcaaataaaaacgaaagtgctacagtagccaaaaaccaaaaattttgcgaactaaacaaggccttagtttaccCTGAAAacccaaaagttttcaagattacccgtcacatcgaatcttgtggcacatgcacgaAACATTAAGTATAgaggaaaacaaaaattaattacacagtttagctgtaaatcacgagacggatcttttgatcctagttagtccatgattgaataatatttgtcacaaacaaatgaaaatactacgaaaaacttttcacttttcgcaactaaacaaggccctactatCTGGCGTCGTGGTCGACGTAGAACGCACATGTCCTCACAGCGGCACAGGACGAGTAGGAGTACCAGCCAGCTGCTGGTGAGCACGAACCAGCAGCCgtgggggtggtggtggtggtggtgggggtgggggggggggggggggggggtgggggtggggtaGCCTCACGCTCGCCGAGACGTCGACCCGCGTTTGCTACTGCCACAGCACGCGATCGGAGGCCGCGCGCGCGGAGGGCGGAGGCACACGGAGGAGCGCCTTGGCAACAAGAGCCAACAACCAAGGCCTTTTGACCTCCGCATCGCGCATCTGATGCTCATTTTTTCCCCTTTTTCCAGAGGTCCACGACTCGCGATGGATCGGCGGCGCGCGCCAAACTCAAACTCCATGTCGCCGTTACGACTCGCGACTTGGTGACGTTTCAGCAGCTGGAATCGTCAGCAAAGCACATCGCCCATGGTCGTCGGCTTTTCGCTCTGGTTGGCGATCTAGAAACGTGCATGCGGCGCGGTTTCAAGCCTCAGACTTGTCACCGTTGGCCATCTAGATGGGGGAGACGAGACACTAGTGCGCAACCACAAAGGAGGAATGCGCATGCGCCGCGGCAAAGTCGACAGGACACGGTAGAGTACGCGGTGCGCTAATTCGCTAGGGGGAGGGCAGGTCATGATGTGGTTTTCCTTGCTCAGGCAGACAGCTGCTGCGCGAGCGGAAAAAGGCTCTTGTTAATTTGGGCTTTGGTGGTGCCTGATGAGACGACTAGACGAGGCGGAGGGTGGCTTGAGTGAGTCACGGGCACGTCGTGGCCGATCGTCGTGTTCGGCACTCCGCACTCGTGATTCCCGCGCCGTGTAGTGTAGTTTACTGCGATCTGGGAGGCAATGCAGCATTGCAGCGATGGTGCccgcgtcgtcgtcggtgatcccATTGGCCTTTGATTATTCCGAAGGGAAGAGAGCTTGGGTCTCGGGGGGGCGTGATAATTGGAGAATGGAGACACATGGGGAGGCGGTCAGCAACGAACAGTAGGATCAGAGGAAGAATCGCACCAGCCTAGTAGCGGTTGACGGAACAAGGACACTGGACACATAGCACGGGCCACGGGCAGCCAGACAAAAGTATAGCACGGGACACTGGACACATAAGCGGTTAACTCACCAGCTCGAACAGCATAGGGTACGTAGTATAACAAAAGTCGACCGAGTTAGAACCGAGGGAACGGGATTAATAATCCATGCTTATCCAAGATAACACTTCCTATGCAAGGCTAATAATGATGTAATCcaacttttttcattttattACAAGTGAAAATTCCACACGACACTTCGTAAACATCTCACTACGGATATACTATGAGCCCGGCCGTATGGTCAAACTATGTCAACAATAGTACTCTCAAAAAAACTATGTCAACAATATGATAAAACTTAATCCATCTgttccagaaaaaaaaaaaaacacacacacacacacgcacacacgCACGCACACACAATTATAACTGCATAGTATATTTTAAATTGGACAAATTGTTTAACAAATTACAATGTCAATATATGATACTATCAAATAAGAAGTATTACTAGATTCATCATACAGTTTTTTATAGAATACTTCATCCGTTCCTGTCACTCTCGCTCCTAAGAAATCAAATATattcaagtttgatcaaatatatACAAGAAAATACTAATATGAATaagacataattagtatcattagataaatcattaaatatatttttataataaatatatttatgttaGTCAAGTCTGGTATAGATTCAATAACTTCATAAGTTGTTGTGAGCTATGTTTTAATAGACATGTCTTTTGAAAACAACTTCACCTATAAAGCTCATCGTGCTCTCATATGAAAATGAGGTAGGATAAAACTACACATAGTAGTTTTTCACAGCCTTACCTCATGGTTGTGGCTCTGTGTGGGATTCTACGAGAGCATTTGTTTAAGCAAATTTACATGCAAAGCTATTTTGTTAGAAAACTACTCGTGAAGCCCCTAGAAAAGTGAAGCTAACTTGTGCTAAACGGAGTCTAAAATTTTTCTATAAACCTAGTTAAATTTAAGAAAATTTGACTACTATAACAACAGTTACATAAGGACAGAGCGAGTATATATTTGTAATTATAATCTTCACTATTTTCTATATAAGTTTAGTAAGTTTAATAGTTTGATTTAGACGGCATCATCGAGTTATAccactattttttttaattttaaacTATATAAGTTGCACTAAGGTGGTAGTAAAACGGCAAGAGGTGTGGGCCCTATCCCTAAACAAAGAAGAGAGGCGCCGGGCTTGTTTCCCCCGCCGCGTTTTTTTTCTTCTGGCTTCTATAAAATCCCGCAATCCCTTGCCAGCGACACTCACCAACTCGAGAAATAATCAGCCCTCGCATCCGCCCGCACGCCCACAAAACCACGAAGAAAAGAAGAGGAGGAACGCCGCAAGTTCACGCGACGATGGAGAACGCCGCTGGCGCTCCCGCTCCCGCCATCACCAAGCCGTCGCTATCCAAGAAGCCCTCGCCGTCGTTCCGCCTCCGGAACGGCAGCCTCAACGCTCTGCGCCTGCGCCGCGTGTTCGACCTCTTCGACCGCAACGGCGACGGCGAGATCACCCTCGACGAGATGGCCTCGGCGCTCGACTCGCTCGGCCTCGGCGCCGACCGCTCCGGCCTGGAGGCCGCGGTGGGCGGGTACATCCCGGCCGGCGCTGCGGGGCTCCGCTTCGAGAACTTCGAGTCCCTCCACCGCGCGCTCGGGGACGCGCTGTTCGGCCCCATCCCGGAGGAGGTGCctgaggacgacgacgaggggGACATGAAGGAGGCGTTCCGGGTGTTCGACGAGGACGGTGACGGCTTCATCTCGGCCGCCGAGCTGCAGGCCGTGCTCAAGAAGCTCGGCCTGCCGGAGGCTCGGAGCCTGGCCTCTGTGCAGGAGATGATCTGCAACGTCGACCGCAACTGCGACGGCCGCGTCGACTTCGGCGAATTTAAGAACATGATGCAGGGGATCACCGTGTGGGGCGCTTAGCTGCAGCACTCCTTCGTTGTCACCCCCTCTACTGCGTGGTTTCATGTATGTATCTAGGCACCGTAGAATGCGCTTTTCTACCCGGAGCTTCTTGTTCCTCTTAATGGCGAAGTGGATTCTTGCTGTTCTTGGCTTTGCTCTCTGACTCTGTTTGTAGTCTTGATAATTTGGAGGTCTACAGGCACCGTTTTATTTAGTTTCTTTTATTTGATTTACTCCGTATATTTAATTATACGTTTTATTTACATGTAAGAAGGACGTTGACCTTGACCAGCTTCCCTCCAAGTTTATCTTTGTTCATTCATTCTTTCTTGGTGCCTTGGGTCACCTGCCTCTCCCAATGAACTCAGTTTACATATTCACTTGCGTCATTTGAAAAGGTTCCTTTTTAGAAAGCAAAGGAGTTTTACCGTTTGAAAATCGTTCATTTTTTATGTACTTTGCCCCCTCTCGTTCTTCCATTCATCAGTGTTTATGTAAATCAATtagcaaaaataaaaaaatacaaataaaaataaactttGGTCACTGGAGCAAGTCTAGGATTAAAGTGTCTACGTCCGCAAACGCAAAGAAGACTTTCTCCAATCCTATAAGCATGTCTACACCTATGTCCATGACATGGTTCTTTACCTCTTAATATAAGGTACTACTAGTTAGCAATTGAAAAACACAACTCATTACATGGCTAAGGGCTCTTAAAGTTCTTTATATGTTCATCATTTGACATACCAGCATTACCCACATGCAAAAATGGAGTGATTGCAGCTTCACATGGGCAGTGTCTCCATTATATTGACTCCACCCCATGGCTAAGCGCGTGAAGATTGCTACACTAACCAAGCAATTATTTTCTACACTGACAGCAAACTAACCGAATATTCAAAGAAACCCACTTCAGGACTGCTACACCAGCTCACCAACCAATCAAGAGTATTTCTTAATTGACAGCCTAACTAAATGCTCAAAGAAACCTCCACGTGCTTGCATCATTGCATGATGTGCAGGACTTCGTGAAGTTGCATATCACTTTCTTTGAGTTATTTTGAATTTTGTTTTCGGTTAAATTTGGCGTGAATCTTCAGACATTGATTATTCAATTTCCCCTCTTATCGCAGGTTCTGGAGCATCTAAAGACTAGAAACTGGTGCCAGGTTTAAATGTACTAAGGGTTCTGTTAGTTTTGTAGCTTggagttagtgatgttgtgtgtcCTACGGTGGTCAGAATGCAGGTGATGACTTGTGATTTCAGTGCGTTCTAAGTTCTATAACTTTGGTGGTTCTGCCCCCTAGTGTAGATATTCTGCTTCTGTACGTAGTGTCTTCCTTGCTCTAATAAACTCTCTGAACACGAGACATCCAGTTTATCTATCAACAAAATTGTTATGAACACGCATGCTTGATTTCTACTACAATGTAATTTGCCATCTTTCTTGGCACAGAGAGATTCATATAATAATCAGTGTTCCTGTATATCCATATAACCATTTAGTAGTTTCAAAGCGTGCCCAGGCTCAATTCCATGGTGATCTAAAATTGACAAAAATGGCAAAGGACTTCTCGATTTGTTGGTTTTCACTTAAGATATGACTATTAGTAGTTGGGGATAAACAATTGTACAACTGTTCAGGTTAGTCCTTCCTATTATGATGTCTGTCTGTTTGTTTAGATCTCTATTTTCATTTCAGGAAAGGAAACGATTTACTTGTTTGTGGCACAGAGGTCTTGATCTTGGCCTGGCAGACTGAGCAAGTAGTAGCGCCTCGTGCTATAACCTACAGAATCGTGCATCCATCATGAAAAGATGCCATCAGCCATAACAGAACCACGACTTTCTCAAACAAAACCTCTGATTATTTGGTATTAGCAAACCTCTGCAGCTAATTAAACTAACTGCACTCGTACAACGTCAGGTACAACATCCTCATCATCAAAATTAAAATTGCATTCATCACTTACATGGGAGTAAGAGTAATCTTACATGCCTCATACGGTTGCTGCATATCTCTATGCCGTGCCATTGCTTATTTAGGGTATGGAGCAGTCCATTTCCCAGGCATCTCAAATTTCACATCAACAGGTATGCCTCTTCAACTGATTCTGCATCAAACTGGTCTTGTAAGACCCTTTTTTTGAAAGAGGGTCTTATAAGACCCTGTCTAGCCTTAACTTCATGAATCTTGCaacaaattaaaagagagaaaaatgaagaCCATTAAGGCTTTCAGTATTGCAACATTGCCTGAAAAAATGGACAGAAATAGACCAGTGACTTAAAG contains:
- the LOC110429587 gene encoding probable calcium-binding protein CML27, with the translated sequence MENAAGAPAPAITKPSLSKKPSPSFRLRNGSLNALRLRRVFDLFDRNGDGEITLDEMASALDSLGLGADRSGLEAAVGGYIPAGAAGLRFENFESLHRALGDALFGPIPEEVPEDDDEGDMKEAFRVFDEDGDGFISAAELQAVLKKLGLPEARSLASVQEMICNVDRNCDGRVDFGEFKNMMQGITVWGA